The genomic interval GCAACAGTTATGGTTCCTATGTTCGTTGAAGAAGGAAACACTATAAGAATAGATACTAGAACTGGCGAGTACATGGAAAGAGTTTAATAAAAACTTGATTTAAATGTATTTAAGTCAAATTTATCTAGTGAATATAGATAAAAATAAATTTATGCTAAGCTTAAAAAGCTTAGCATATTTAATATAAGGAAGTGATTTCAGTGAAGGATATTAAAAATAACATTAGCAACTTACTTAAAGCTATGGATAAAAACACTGAGTTAGATAAAGAATTTAAGGATTCCTTACTTAATGTAATTTCATCTTTAGTTGATAAGATTGAAGAGTTACAAGTTAATGTTGAAACTTTAGATGAAAATGTAAATCTACTAAATGATGATTTAAGTGGAGTACAGGATGAACTTTTTGAAGAGCTAACTTTAGAAGAGCTTGAAGAATATGATGATGAATACTGTGAAGTAGTTTGTGATAAATGTCATAAGCCTATATACATAGAAAAAGATATATTAAACAGATCTGAAAGTATACCTTGTCCTTATTGTGGAAATGAATTTGAAGTTTAATAAACTGTGCCTTATAAAAGGTACAGTTTATTTTTTTGCTCAAAATTAGAAAATACTTAGAATAGTTTTTTATGTAAAGTAATAAATTTAAATAGAAGAGAAGAAGAGGTCTCCAAAAAAGATTTATTATTTTAAAAATAATTAGAATAATTTCTTATGTAAAGTAATAGATTTAAATAGAAAGGAGAGGAGGTACTTTGAAAGAAATATTTGATGTATTACCAGATAAGATAAATTCTTGTTTAAAAGATAAAAGTAATTTAAATAAATTACAAGAAATTAGAGTTAAGGTTGGAAAGCCTCTTAACATAGTTTTAGATAATACAGAAACAATTTTTAACTATGTAATAAGGAGAGAGGATGTTAAAGCCATAATTCAAAAAATAAGTAACTACTCTTTATATGCCTTTGAGGAAGATATAAGACAAGGATATATAACTATCCAAGGAGGGCATAGAGTTGGATTAGCAGGTCAATGTGTAATAGAAGATAATTCTATTAAAACTATTAGAAATATAACTTCTTTAAATATTAGAGTTTGTAGAGAAATAGTAGGCTGTTCAAATAGTTTAATGAATAGCTTAGTAGAAAATAACAGGGTAAATAATACTTTAATAATATCTCCACCTAAATGTGGAAAAACCACACTTTTAAGAGATATTACAAGAAATATATCTAATGGAATTTCTCAAATTGGTTTTAAGGGAAAGAGAACAGTTGTAATTGATGAAAGAAGCGAAATAGCTGCTTGTTACAATGGAATTCCCCAAATGAATGTAGGAATGAGAACTGATGTATATGATAACTGTATAAAAAGTGAAGGTATGATGATGGCTGTAAGAGGGCTTTCTCCAGAGGTTATTATATGTGATGAAATTGGAACTTATAAAGATATGGAAGGATTAATGATGGCATATAATTCTGGAGTTAGTATTATAGCTACCCTGCATGGAAGAAATGTTGAAGAATTGTATAGAAGACCTGTTTTTAGGGAGATTGTTGAAAATAATATAATAAATAAAGTTGTAGTTCTTAGTGGTAAAAAAGGAATTGGAACAATTGAGGGTATATATAATGTTTAACATAATAAAATTATCTTTAAATTTTCTAGTAGGTTATGAAAAATAAGATACCTATTTTCAATTGGTGCTACTGAATTTATTAGAATTAATAAAAGGTATAAAAATAACAAATCTACTAGAAAAGTTATCTTTAATAGGAGGAGGAAATGAAAGTTTTTTTTCTGCTTATTATAGTTCTACTTAGTTCTTTAATTGGATACCTGTATGGAGAAGGATTTAGAAATAGACTTTCCCAACTTAGAGAGTTAAAAAGAGCTTTAATAGATTTTGAAAATGATATTGTTTATACTTACACTCCTTTACCAGAGAGTATAGAGAGTATAGCTTTAAAAGCTAAAAGCCCAATAAAAGAATTATTTAATGAAATTTCTTTTAAATTAAAAAATAATGAAGTAGAAAATGTATATATGGCTTTTAAAGAAAGTATAAATGAACATAAGAAAGAAATGAATCTAAGGAATAAGGATTTTGAAATTTTATTAGATCTTTCAAAGTCTTTAGGAGAAACCAATGTAGAGGGACAAATTAAGATATTTAATTTAGCAAAGGAAAAGCTAGATATAGAATTAGAGATTGCTGAAGATGAATGTAATAAAAATACTAAGGTATATAGGTATTTAGGGGTTGCAGTAGGTGCAATGATAGCTATTTTTCTTGTTTAGTCTAATAGATTTTTAGAAAAGAAATTTTACTTTTGGACTATTTAATAAGAGTTAAGTTTTAGGGGGAGGCCATATATGTCGGATTTATCTTTGATTTTTCAGATTGCAGGAGTTGGTATAGTGCTTGTTATACTAGATAAAGTTCTTGATCAAAGTGGTAAAAAGGAGTATGCAACTTTAGCTAATATAGTTGGAGTAGTAATAATACTTACCATGATGATTCAACTTATAAGTAGATTATTTTCTTCTGTTAAATCTATGTTTTTATTTTAATAGATTTATGAAATACATTGAGAAGGAGGTGTCTATGACAGTAATCTAAGGTCTAAATAAAGCAAAAGATTACTGGCAAAATGAAATATGGATGTAGTTATACAAGTAATAAGCTTTGTACTAATAAGTTTATTTTTATATCTAGTTTTAAAAGATAATAAGAGCACCTTTGCAGTTTTTCTTCTTTTAGGAGCTGGCATAGTAATTTTTCTTTTTGTAATGCCTTATGTTAATGAAATAATAGCATTTATGCAGGATATAGCAAGGGAGTCTGGAATGGATTCATCATATATTGCTATAGTCATGAAAATTATTGCCATAGCATATCTTTCAACTTTTTGTAGTTATATATGTAATGATGCAGGGGTCACAGTATTAGGTAAGAAGGTAGAGTTTACAGGAAAAATTATGATTCTATTATTAGCTATACCAATAATGGCTAATATTTTGAATTCTATTTTAAGTATAATGTAGGAGCTAAGATATGAAAAAGTTGATAAACATAATATTATTATCTCTTATCTTTGTATTTTGCTTTAACTTAAAAGTTTTGGCGAATGATAACTTAGAGAGTTCAAAAGAAAAAATAGACAATGACTCAAGAATAGAAAGATTTTATGATTATATAAATAATTTAGAAACAGAAGAAGATATATTAGGCAATATGTCTGCTAAGGAATATATAATGAATTATTTAGAAAGTGGAGAAGATCCAATAACCTTAAAGAAAATAGGTGCTTCAATACTTAGTTATATATTTAGAGAACTTAACATAGTTTTAAAGTTTATCGCTTCAATATTAGTAATTGCTCTTTTAAGTGCCTTACTTAAAAATTTACAGGATGCTTTTAATATTGAAGAGGGAGTAACACAGATAGCATTTTTTGCTTGCTATGCCCTACTTATAATGCTTTTAACTAAAAGTTTCTTTATATCTCTTAACTTAGGAAAGGAAGTCTTAACTTCAATTATAGATTTTATGAATGTTATTGTTCCAGTTATTGTAATGCTTATAGCTACCTCAGGGGGAGTAACATCAGCTGTTACCATAGACCCCATAGTACTAGGGGCAGTTTCTATAACTCCTAGAATTTACACATACTTTTTATTCCCACTAATATTAGCATACTTTACATTACAGTTTGTTAATAATCTTTCTAGCGAATTTAAAATAGATAGAATGTGTAAGTTCATAAAACAGGTTGTTATGATATCTCAAGGGTTTATATTAACAATATTTGTTGGAATATTAACTTTAAGAGGAATGACGGCAGATACCTTAGATGCAGTGGCTGTAAAAACAGTAAAGTTTGCTGTAGATAATTTTGTGCCTATAGTGGGAAAGGCATTTTCAGATGCAATAACCACAGTAGCAGGATATTCCTTAGCTATGAAAAGTGTAATAACTTCTTTGGGAGTAATAGTTATCGTTGTAATTGTAATTTATCCAATAATAAAAATAGGCCTTATGGCTATATGTTTTAAACTTACATCAGCGGTTATTGAGCCTGTTGTTGATTCAAAGATTTCTAGCAGTGTGGAAACCGTTGGAGAAGCCTTATTTATGATAATGTCATGCATAATAAGTGTCAGCATAATGTTCTTTATTATGGCATCTATGATGGCTACAGCAGGTAATTTTATAGTAGGAGGATAGAAATAAGATGGAACTTTTAAAAAATTGGATTTCAACCCTTTGCGTTGTTATAGTCATCATATCTATTGCTCATATAATTTTACCTAATTCTTCAATAAAAAAACATGTTAAATTTGCATTTTCATTAATAATACTTTCTGTAATGCTATCACCAATAATAGGGCTTTTAACTATGAATAAGGATATAGATGAAACTGTTTTTCAGGAAAAAATAAGTGATATTACAAGATCAGATGAGGAAAAAAAGTCATTATATGATGAAGAAGCAATTTTAAAAAGTGTTGAGAAAAACTTAGAAAAGTCATTAAAAGATGAATTCTATGAGAATGAGTTTGAGGTTAATTTAATTGGGAAAATAGATTTTGATGAAGTGAAATTTAATATAGAAAAAGCAGAAATTACAGTTTTAGATGAAAAAAAAGTAAAAAAAGTAGATAAGGTTGTTGTTGGAAAAGAAAAGGTTAATAAAGAAGAGAAAAAGGATTCTTTTTTAGAAAAAATTGAAAAGTTTGTTGAAAAGGAACTTGAAATTTCTCATGAAAATATAATTGTTTCATATGCCTAGGAGGGGGTATAAAGATGCATGAGTTAAAGGAGAAAATAGCTAATCTTTTTAAACAGAAGAATATTACTAATTTAATAATATTACTTTTATTAGTTATAATGTTTTATTTAGTTGTGTCATATTTTACAGGTGTAAACAATATAACTAAAAGTGAGAAAACTAATTTAGAAAAAGTATCAAAAGAGGATATGAATAGTAATAGCCAAAAAGATTCAGAAGTTTTAAGTTATCAAGAAAAACAAGAAAAAGATTTAGAGAGGATATTAGGAAAAATAAATGGAGTAGGATCAGTAGATGTAGTAATAAACTTTCAAAGCAGTGAAGTAAAAGTACCAGCTGTAGATAATTCTTCTCAAAAAAGCACTACAGAAGAAACTGATAGTGAAGGAGGGACAAGGGTTAATTCACAAGAGACTGATGGAGATAAAATAGTTATGTCAAATAGCTCAAATGGAAGTGAACCAGTTATATTAAAAACAGAAAAGCCAGAGGTTTTAGGAGTCATGGTTGTGGCTGAAGGTGCAGAAGATAGCAAGATAAAGTATGAAATAACAAAAGCGATATCAAGCTTATATAACATAAGTGTTGATAAGGTAAATGTATTAGCAATGAAAAAATAAAATTAAAATTTATGGGGGGTTCATTATGAACAGAAAACAAGCAGGGATAATTTTAACACTTTTAGCATTAATAGTTTGTACTGGCGTTCTAGCAACTAGAGTTAACAATCAAATTAAAGAGAGCATGGGAGAAGTTCCTACAGCTTTTGGAGAAAATGATGACAATGCAACTGAAACATCTTCAAATTATTTTTATGAATCAAGAAATTTAAGAGAACAAAAAGATTCTAAAACTATCGATAACTTAAAAGCTATAGTAGAAGATAAGAACACTTCAGCAGAACAAAAAGAAGAAGCTGAAAAAGAATTAACTGAAAAAACTATGGCAAGAGATTATGAAACAAGAATAGAACTTAGTATAAAGAGCAAAGGTTATGAAGATGTAATATGTTTTATAGATGGTGATAATGCTAAGGTTGTAGTTAAGACTAATGAGGAGTTAACTCAAGAGAAAATGGTTGAAATCCAAGATATAGTTATGAATGTATCAAAAGTATATGACGTTGATATAGAAAAAAAATAATTAATTGTATTGTAATTAGTTATTTGCTATAATGAACCTATAACTAATTAAGTTTCGTGAAGATTAGTAGGAGGGTTCAGCTTTATGAATGAAATGAATAGAGATGAAGCTAACTTAGGTATAGTTAATATATCTGATGAAGTTATCGGTGTCGTAGCTGGTATAGCTGCATCTGAGATAGACGGAATACTTGAGATAAATCACAATAATAGCACTGGAATAGGACATAAATTTTCAAAGAAAAGTTTAGGTAAGGGCATTAAGGTTAATGTGGAGAATGGTGAAGCAGTTATAGAAATTGGTGTTACTGTTCAATACGGAATTAAGATCCCTGATGTAGTTTCTCAAGTGCAGGAAAACGTAAGAAGGACTGTTGAAGCTATAACTGGACTTAAGGTGGCACTAGTGAACATATATGTGCAAAACATAATTATCTTAAAAGAAGAAGATAAAAATGAAATATTAAAAAAATAGTAGTCACCCTCTGATTTCAGAGGGTGTTTCATTGTGTTAAATCATTAACTATATGATTAATAATATAAATTAAGACAATAATACTAAATAGAGTATTTTCAAAACATAGGAGGATATAATGAATAGAGTAAAATCAAGAGAATATTTATTACAATTAGCTTACCAAATGGAAATAACTTCAGAAACTGCATTAGAAACTTTCAATTCTTTTATGGAGAACGAGGACATTTCTAAGGATGATTTAGATCTAGCATACATAAAATCAGGATTATTAGGAATAGAAGAAAATAAGGAAAAGTTAGATTCTTTAATAGAAAGTCAACTTGTAAAATGGAAATTAAACAGAATTTCAAAGGTTAACTTATCAATTTTAAGAATTTCTACATATGAAATATTATTTGCAGAGGATGTACCAGGAAAGGTATCAATAAATGAAGCTATTGAGTTATGTAAAAAATATTCAGATAATAAATCAGTTTCATTTATAAATGGAGTTTTAGATAAAGTATATAAGAATATGCAATAGGGGCTAAATTTATTTTTACTAGAATTATAAGATTTGGAGGGGCAGGTAATGGATAAAATTTTAAGCGGAAAAACAGTGGCTATAGACATAAAGGGGCAAATTAAGAGTTATACAGAGGAATTAAAAGCTTCTGGAAAGTCTTTAAAAATATCGTCTATACTAGTTGGGGATGATGGAGGCTCAGTATATTACCAAAACTTCCAAGAAAAATTAGCTAATAATTTAGGAATAGACTTTGAGAAGATAAAATTAGATGAAAGTATTTCAGAAGAAAATCTGAAACTTAAGATAGAAGAGTTAAATAAAGATGATAGTGTAAATGGAATAATGCTTTTATTACCTTTACCAAAACATATTGATGAGAGAGCAGTTACAAATTTAATAGATGCAGATAAAGACTTAGATTGTCTTTCTGAGGTAAGTGTAGGTAGATTCTATAAGGGTGAGAAGTGTTTTATGCCATGCACACCAAACAGTGTAATAACTCTTTTAAAAGCTTATAACATTGAAATTGAGGGAAAAGAAGTTGTTATTATTGGAAGAAGTAATATAGTTGGTAAACCTCTTTTTCAAATGTTTTTAAATGAAAATGCTACAGTAACAGTATGTCATTCAAGAACTAAGAACTTAAAAGAAGTTTGTAAGAGAGCTGACATATTAGTAGTAGCTATTGGAAGGGCTAATTTCATAGATTCTTCTTATGTTAGAGAAGGAGCGGTTGTTATTGATGTAGGAACTAGTGAGGTTAATGGTAAAATAACGGGAGATGTTAATTTTGATGATGTTTATGAAAAAGCATCATTAATTACACCAGTTCCAGGAGGAGTAGGTTCTTTAACTACGACTCTTCTTTTAAAAAATGTTTGTAAGGAGTTAGATTAGAATGAAACTAAAGACATTATCTGTTGGTGAAGTTAATAACTACGTTAAAAAGTTAGTTGAAAATGACTTTATATTAAAGAATCTTAATGTCAAAGGTGAAATATCTAATTTAAAATTCCATTCAAGTGGTCATATTTATTTTTCATTGAAAGATGAAAATAGCAAGGTTAACTGCATTATGTTTAAAAATAATGCAGTTAATTTAGATTTTAGACTAGAAGAAGGAATGAAGGTAGAAATAAAGGCTAGATTAGGTGTTTATCATAAAGAAGGAACTTATCAGCTTTACTGCGAAAATATTAAAAAAGCAGGAATTGGAGAACTTTTTGAAGAATTTCATAAATTAAAAAAAGAACTTAGTGAAGAAGGAATTTTTGATGAAAAATACAAAAGAGCCTTACCAAAATTCCCTAAGAGAATTGGAATAATTACAGCAAGGACTGGAGCAGCAGTAAGGGATATAATAAACGTAATACAAAGAAGAAATAAATCTTTAGATATTATTTTATATCCAGCTAAGGTTCAAGGAGAAAATGCAGCAGATTCAATAATTGAGGGTATTAGATATTTTAATAATGAGAAATCAGTTGATGTTATCATCTTAGGTAGAGGTGGAGGATCTATTGAAGAACTTTGGACTTTTAATAATAGAGACTTAGCATATGAGATATTTAATAGTAGAATACCTACTGTATCAGCTGTTGGACACGAAGTAGATTTTACTATTAGTGATTTTGTAAGTGATATGAGAGCACCTACACCATCAGCAGCAGGAGAGTTAGTATCACCGTCATTACAAGAAATGATAAATGATTTATTAAATAAAAAAGAGTTCTTACATAGAGCTATTGACAGAAAATTTTTAAATGCAAAGAAAGATGTAGATTTATTACACAAAGGATTAAAAGGTAATAATCCTAAGCATATAATTGAAAAAAGAATAAAAGAAGTAAATTCCTTAGAAGAAAAGTTAAACTTTTTAGGAAAAAGAAAAATTGATAAGGCAAAAGATGAACTTATTGCTTTAAATAGCATATTACAAACCTTAAATCCATTAAACACCTTAGGAAGAGGGTATTCAGTAATAATGGATAAAAAAGATAAAGTAATTAACGAAGTAAGTGAATTAAAAAAGAACGATATGGTAAAAGTGATAATGAAGGATGGTTCCGTTAATATAGATATAAAAATTATTAATGAATAAGGAGCAAAGAGAGATAAAATGGCTAGAAAAGAAACTAATTATGAAAGTATGGTTAGTGAATTAAATGAAATCGTAAAGCAACTGGAAAATGGAGATTTAACCTTAGAAGAGTCTATAAAAAGCTATGAAAATGGCGTTAAAATAGTAAATAAACTATATAAGAAGCTAAGCACTTTAGAAGGCAAAATAAAGGTTGTTGAAGATGAAAAAGAGGAAGACTTTGGAGGATACAGCAATGAATATTAATAGCTTAAAAGAGGAAGTTGATCAATCTTTAAAAGCTTATTTTAATAAAGATAGAGAATACAATAAAGTTTTATATGATTCAATGGCATATAGCATAAACGTAGGAGGAAAAAGAATAAGACCAATCTTAATGCTTTTATCTTACTATATTTATAAAAGTGATTATAAAAAAATATTAACACCTGCAATGGCCATAGAAATGATACACACTTATTCTTTAATACATGATGATTTACCATGTATGGACAATGATGATTTAAGAAGAGGAAAACCTACAAATCATAAGGTTTTTGGAGAAGCTATTGCTGTTTTAGCTGGAGATGCTCTTTTAAATGAAGCTATGAAAATTTTAGTTGATTATTCTTTAGAAGAAGGAATAAGTGCATTAAAGGCAACTAAAATAATTGCAGATGCAGCAGGATCAGATGGAATGATTGGTGGTCAAATTGTTGATATAATAAATGAAGATAAGGAAGAAATTTCTTTAAAAGAATTAGATTATATGCATTTAAAGAAAACTGGAGAACTTATAAAAGCTTCAATAATGTCTGGAGCGGTTTTAGCAGAAGCTTCAGAGGGAGATATTAAAAAATTAGAGGATTTTGGATATAAGTTAGGCTTAGCATTTCAAATAAAAGATGATATATTAGATGTAGTGGGAAATGCAAAAGATTTAGGGAAGAATGTTCACAAAGACCAAGAAAGCAATAAAAATAATTATATAACCATTTTTGGATTAGAAGAGTGTAAGAAAAAATGCGTGAATATAACTGAGGAATGTATAGAGATATTAAGTTCAATAGAAGGAAATACAGAGCCTCTAAAAGTTTTAACCATGAAACTTTTAGAGAGAAAATTTTAATAATAAAGGATTTGGTTTAAATGAGTGAAGTTCTACAGAGAATAACTGATCCTAAAGAAATAAAGGATTTAGATGAGAAAGAATTAGAAATATTAGCTGAAGATTTAAGAGAATTTTTAATTGAAAGTGTTTCAAATACTGGGGGACATTTTGCTTCAAACTTAGGAGTTATTGATTTAACAGTAGCTTTGTTTAAAAATTTTGATTTTAGTGAAGATAGAATAATATGGGATGTTGGACATCAATCTTATGCTTATAAGATATTAACAGGAAGAAAAGATAAATTTAATACTTTAAGACAATATGGTGGATTGTGTGGATTTCCTAAGAGAACAGAAAGTGAATATGATTTTTTTGCCACTGGACATAGTAGTACATCACTATCTTCAGCAGCAGGTATGGCTAGAGCACAGAGGCTACTTGGAAAAGATAATAAGGTTATAGCAGTTATAGGTGATGGAGCCTTAACTGGAGGTATGGCCTTAGAAGCCTTAAATGATATTGGATATAGAAAAGATAATCTTATAATAATATTAAATGATAATCAAATGTCTATATGTAAAAATGTTGGAGGACTTGCAACCTATTTAAATAAGCTTAGAATGGGTGTAGGTTATAATAAATTAAAATCAGATATTGGATCAACTTTAGATACAACTTCTTTTGGGAAAAGAGTAAAGAACTCTCTTTCAAAATTAAAAGATGGTATTAAAAAAATTGTTGTACCAAGTATGTACTTTGAAGATATTGGATTAAAATATTTTGGTATAGTAGATGGACATAATATTAGAGAATTAAATGAAGTTTTAAGCATAGCTAAAAATATAAAAGGACCAGTTATAATACATACAGTTACTAAAAAAGGAAAAGGCTATGAATTAGCAGAAAAAAATCCTAATAAATATCATGGAGTATCTCCTTTTGATTTAGGGGAAGGAGTAATTTCAAAGTTTGCAAGTAGAAATTATTCTTCTACCTTTGGAGAAGAAATGATTAAATTAGCTAAAAATGATGACAAAGTTGTTGCAATTACTGCTGCTATGCCAGATGGAACAGGGTTAAAGGAATTTAGAGAAGAATTTCCTGATAGATTTTTTGATGTAGGAATAGCAGAACAACACGCTGTTACCTTAGCTGCTGGAATGGCAGCAGAGGGTTTAAAACCATTTTTTGCGGTTTATTCCACTTTCCTACAAAGAGCTTATGACCAAGTTTTACATGATGTATGCATACAAAAGCTACCTGTTACACTTTGTTTAGATAGAGCTGGCTTAGTTGGAGAAGATGGAGAAAC from Clostridium perfringens carries:
- the dxs gene encoding 1-deoxy-D-xylulose-5-phosphate synthase; amino-acid sequence: MSEVLQRITDPKEIKDLDEKELEILAEDLREFLIESVSNTGGHFASNLGVIDLTVALFKNFDFSEDRIIWDVGHQSYAYKILTGRKDKFNTLRQYGGLCGFPKRTESEYDFFATGHSSTSLSSAAGMARAQRLLGKDNKVIAVIGDGALTGGMALEALNDIGYRKDNLIIILNDNQMSICKNVGGLATYLNKLRMGVGYNKLKSDIGSTLDTTSFGKRVKNSLSKLKDGIKKIVVPSMYFEDIGLKYFGIVDGHNIRELNEVLSIAKNIKGPVIIHTVTKKGKGYELAEKNPNKYHGVSPFDLGEGVISKFASRNYSSTFGEEMIKLAKNDDKVVAITAAMPDGTGLKEFREEFPDRFFDVGIAEQHAVTLAAGMAAEGLKPFFAVYSTFLQRAYDQVLHDVCIQKLPVTLCLDRAGLVGEDGETHQGIFDISFLSPMPNMTIVAPKCIDEMEVILKWASNFNAPLAIRYPRGGDIDVNLKPLSKIEYGKWEKVQEGDKIAIVATGKMVQHAMIAAQKIKEEKNIDILIINATFIKPIDKELLNSLSKDGFKIVTIEDNIKKGGFGEGVLEYLNEIGHKEKIVTLAFNDKFIEHGKPDILYKINGLDAEGIKNTLIELL